The Micromonospora sp. Llam0 genome includes a window with the following:
- a CDS encoding dihydrofolate reductase family protein has protein sequence MGLLTFSFNVTLDGCVDHQEGIADDETRALFTRLMDASGAMLWGRVTYEMMESYWPAVARGDQAAPPAMREWAAKLEAKPKYVVSSTRTDFPWTNSRHIAGDLREGVQKLKDATPAGVLLGSGTLATELDRLDLIDEYQLLVHPRIAGHGPTLYQGGLPGTRQLELLSAQPLRNGAVAVHYRRTR, from the coding sequence CTGCTCACCTTCAGCTTCAACGTCACCCTGGACGGTTGCGTCGACCACCAGGAAGGTATCGCCGACGATGAGACGCGCGCCCTCTTCACCCGTCTCATGGACGCCAGCGGGGCGATGCTGTGGGGTCGCGTCACCTACGAGATGATGGAGAGCTACTGGCCGGCCGTCGCCCGCGGCGACCAGGCCGCGCCGCCGGCCATGCGCGAGTGGGCGGCCAAGCTGGAGGCCAAACCCAAGTACGTGGTGTCGTCGACGCGCACCGACTTCCCGTGGACCAACAGCCGCCACATCGCCGGCGATCTGCGTGAGGGCGTGCAGAAGCTCAAGGACGCGACCCCTGCCGGGGTCCTGCTCGGCAGCGGCACGCTCGCAACCGAGCTCGACCGGCTGGACCTGATCGACGAGTACCAGCTCCTCGTCCATCCCAGGATCGCCGGCCACGGGCCGACGCTGTACCAGGGCGGGCTGCCCGGCACCCGTCAGCTCGAACTGCTGTCGGCGCAGCCGCTGCGCAACGGCGCGGTGGCCGTGCACTACCGCCGCACGCGCTGA
- a CDS encoding response regulator transcription factor yields MPLRVLLADDQALLRGAFRTLLDSADDITVVGEASHGRQAVALTHELRPDVVIMDIRMPAMDGLTATLMICADPDLRATRVLILTTYETDEYIAQALRAGASGFIGKGIEAPDLLNAVRTIAAGDTLLSPAATRSLVARFLATPAETPPRHPQQLAALTPREREMVALVATGLSNLEIADRMYLSPFTVRAHVQRAMTKLEARDRAQLVVIAYQTGLARANHDGSTDRV; encoded by the coding sequence GTGCCGCTCCGGGTCCTCCTCGCCGATGACCAGGCGCTGCTACGCGGTGCTTTCCGCACCCTCCTCGACAGCGCCGACGACATCACCGTGGTTGGCGAGGCAAGCCACGGCCGGCAGGCGGTAGCCCTGACCCACGAGCTACGCCCAGACGTCGTGATCATGGACATCCGGATGCCCGCCATGGACGGCCTTACCGCCACCTTGATGATTTGCGCCGACCCGGACCTGCGTGCCACCCGCGTACTGATTCTCACCACTTACGAGACCGACGAGTACATCGCTCAAGCCCTGCGCGCCGGGGCCAGCGGCTTCATCGGCAAGGGCATCGAGGCACCGGACCTGCTGAACGCCGTACGCACGATAGCCGCCGGTGACACCCTCTTATCCCCAGCCGCGACCCGCTCTCTGGTCGCCCGTTTCCTCGCCACACCGGCCGAAACCCCACCACGCCATCCGCAACAACTCGCCGCACTCACCCCGCGCGAACGCGAGATGGTCGCTCTGGTGGCAACCGGTCTGTCCAACCTGGAGATCGCTGACCGGATGTACCTCAGCCCCTTCACCGTCCGCGCCCACGTGCAGCGCGCCATGACCAAGCTCGAGGCACGCGACCGCGCGCAACTCGTTGTCATCGCCTATCAGACCGGGCTGGCCCGCGCCAACCACGACGGCAGCACCGACCGGGTGTGA
- a CDS encoding sensor histidine kinase, producing MSRKWTSRARRPGTRWWREAAVVAVAFVLCLLGGLLHDDDTLAPPQAPTYLIAAVSSAMLLARHRVPVATMMATTVCGMLVAPLGLLPSPLVIAPALISAYSLAVRSELRVMVAILLPSAALLVAFTPFFETDFSWEDTSRLVTVAASPLIAAVFGRSAQHRRAYLTVVQERARRAEETRDSEARRKVAEERVRIARELHDLVAHQITLANAQAAVAAHLFDTRPEQTRVSLEELVKTTRHALDDLRATVGLLRQPDDTSTPTDPAPGLSQVSALLNAFRRAGLEVWMHEDGTARPLPPAMDLTAYRIIQEALTNVTKHAPTGSAQVRLTWHRDHLTITVTDDGKGSATPRRPPGYGLIGMHERATAVGGTLTAGARPQGGFLVSADLPLRSAENTARTAEAAAKSAGR from the coding sequence GTGTCGCGTAAGTGGACATCGCGGGCGAGACGACCCGGCACGCGGTGGTGGCGGGAGGCAGCGGTCGTCGCGGTGGCGTTCGTGCTCTGCCTGCTCGGAGGTTTGCTGCACGACGACGACACGTTGGCGCCGCCGCAGGCGCCGACCTACCTCATCGCCGCGGTGTCGTCGGCGATGCTCCTGGCGCGGCACCGCGTGCCCGTGGCCACCATGATGGCCACGACCGTGTGCGGCATGCTTGTGGCGCCCTTGGGCCTGTTGCCCAGCCCACTCGTCATTGCCCCAGCACTCATCAGCGCTTACTCGCTCGCCGTACGCAGCGAACTGCGGGTAATGGTCGCGATCCTGCTCCCATCGGCCGCGCTGCTGGTCGCCTTCACCCCGTTTTTCGAGACCGACTTCTCGTGGGAGGACACAAGCAGGCTGGTGACCGTGGCCGCGTCCCCGCTCATAGCCGCCGTGTTCGGCCGCTCGGCGCAGCACCGGCGGGCCTACCTGACGGTCGTGCAGGAGCGGGCACGCCGGGCCGAGGAAACCCGGGACAGCGAGGCCCGCCGGAAGGTAGCCGAGGAACGGGTCCGCATCGCCCGCGAACTGCACGACCTGGTAGCCCACCAGATCACCCTGGCCAACGCGCAGGCCGCCGTCGCCGCCCACCTCTTCGACACCCGCCCAGAGCAGACCCGCGTCAGCCTGGAGGAACTGGTCAAGACCACCCGCCACGCCCTCGACGACCTGCGGGCTACAGTCGGCCTGCTGCGCCAGCCCGACGACACATCCACGCCCACCGATCCAGCCCCCGGGCTATCGCAGGTCTCCGCCCTGCTGAACGCCTTCCGCCGCGCGGGCCTGGAAGTGTGGATGCACGAGGACGGCACAGCCAGGCCACTACCACCGGCAATGGACCTCACCGCCTACCGCATCATCCAGGAAGCCCTGACCAACGTGACCAAGCACGCACCCACCGGTAGCGCCCAGGTACGCCTCACCTGGCACCGCGACCACCTGACCATCACCGTCACCGACGACGGCAAGGGCTCCGCTACGCCGAGGCGCCCACCCGGTTACGGTCTGATCGGCATGCATGAACGGGCAACTGCGGTCGGCGGAACCCTCACCGCGGGCGCGCGCCCCCAGGGAGGCTTCCTGGTCTCCGCCGACCTACCTCTTCGATCTGCTGAGAACACAGCACGGACGGCTGAAGCGGCAGCCAAGAGTGCGGGCCGATGA
- a CDS encoding ABC transporter ATP-binding protein, whose product MNRPAPGRTAVRREEVLDNTGDTTDAVRLTVVRKVYGRRDNQVVALDGVTTRFVRGTFTAIMGPSGSGKSTLLQCAAGLDQPTSGSVLIEEHELSEMNESELTKLRRDRIGFVFQAFNLLPVLTVRQNVTLPLRLAGRKPARGRVSNILEQVGLADRSNHRPAELSGGQQQRVAIARALVSDPAVIFADEPTGALDTRTARDILTLLRQASQTAGQTIVMVTHDPVAASYADRVLFLADGRLAGELRSPTPQSVADRMTHLGAFADEDPLPRLAMSRGGQR is encoded by the coding sequence CTGAATCGTCCGGCACCGGGCCGGACGGCTGTCCGGCGGGAAGAAGTGTTGGATAACACCGGAGACACCACTGATGCGGTGCGGCTGACGGTTGTGCGCAAGGTCTACGGACGGCGCGACAATCAGGTGGTGGCGCTCGATGGCGTGACGACGCGGTTCGTTCGAGGAACGTTTACGGCGATCATGGGGCCTTCGGGCTCCGGCAAAAGCACTCTGCTGCAGTGCGCGGCCGGGTTGGATCAGCCGACGTCGGGTTCGGTTCTGATCGAGGAGCATGAGCTCAGCGAGATGAACGAGAGCGAGTTGACGAAGCTGCGGCGGGACCGGATCGGCTTCGTCTTCCAGGCGTTCAACCTGCTGCCGGTCCTGACCGTGCGGCAGAACGTGACGTTGCCGCTGCGGCTCGCCGGCCGCAAGCCGGCTCGGGGCCGGGTTTCGAACATCCTGGAACAGGTTGGCCTGGCTGATCGAAGCAACCACCGTCCGGCGGAGCTGTCCGGTGGGCAGCAGCAGCGGGTCGCCATCGCTCGGGCGTTGGTCAGTGACCCCGCGGTCATCTTCGCCGACGAGCCGACCGGCGCGCTGGACACCAGGACCGCACGCGACATTCTCACGCTGCTGCGGCAGGCGTCGCAGACGGCCGGCCAGACGATCGTGATGGTGACCCACGATCCGGTCGCCGCGTCGTACGCCGATCGTGTCCTGTTTCTCGCCGACGGGCGCCTGGCCGGTGAGCTGCGCTCGCCGACACCTCAATCCGTGGCCGACCGGATGACCCACCTGGGTGCGTTCGCCGACGAAGACCCCCTCCCGCGGTTGGCTATGAGCCGAGGAGGGCAGCGCTGA
- a CDS encoding ABC transporter permease: MLAFALRTLRFRAGMFVAAFLAMFLAAAIMMACGGLIETSIRTAVPPRQLASADVVVAGDQEYHDSGGDPDEPPILPERVRIDAGLADTIAALPGVRKTERFVFEGVPRAGTVDAIGVVADPGVDISELRKRIDAELDATTVTLVGDQRGQAELREARESGVTVMGLAGILTAFAILVSIFGVASMLALSIAQRQQDLALLRAVGATPRQLRRLILRETLLLSLLATALASFPGRFLGEFVFQQLAERGIAADGVAFHQGWIPTVAAMAVAILAAVAGALGAGRRASRVKPTQALAEVSVEGKLIGTGRLLLAVIVLAGGMALTIVTIAVMSGPLSPATAAPAVILLAVGFALLAPVLTKVTTFAVQWPVRALGGVTGQLAVLNARGRSGRLAAVMGPVILLTAVSTGMLYLQATNDEADRQSFADNLVADAVVIAQDRFDAGLLERISDLPSVADASEYIDSVGFIESPKDRSPMNEGWTLQGVTAAGADATTPVKVTAGRISDLHDETIAIEDQHADKLGVDVGDTIKLRMGDNTALDLRVAALFSAPDDYDTLLLPADTLAAHTTEGHASRILVKSDGNITPEQLVAELTEVASAEAGLAVAGRDVLLTEFDEQKKTANFAIYIMVLMIAGYAAITVINTLVSSTAARRREFGLQRLAGSTRGQVMRMVGLEGAILAVGGIALGTAAVTVILVPVSLKRLDSALPAGSPWIYLSTATLAALLTLGAMLLPAWQVTRNRPAEAALALE; the protein is encoded by the coding sequence ATGCTGGCGTTCGCATTGCGCACCCTGCGGTTTCGCGCGGGCATGTTCGTGGCGGCGTTTTTGGCCATGTTCCTCGCGGCGGCCATCATGATGGCTTGTGGCGGCCTGATCGAGACCAGCATTCGCACAGCTGTTCCTCCGCGACAGCTGGCCTCGGCCGACGTCGTCGTCGCCGGCGACCAGGAGTACCACGACTCCGGTGGCGACCCCGACGAACCTCCGATCCTGCCCGAGCGGGTCCGTATCGACGCGGGGCTGGCGGACACGATCGCGGCGCTGCCTGGTGTGCGAAAGACCGAGAGATTCGTCTTCGAGGGTGTCCCGCGGGCGGGCACGGTCGACGCGATCGGTGTGGTGGCCGATCCGGGAGTGGACATCAGCGAGCTCCGGAAGCGGATCGACGCCGAGTTGGATGCCACGACCGTCACCCTGGTTGGTGACCAACGGGGGCAGGCCGAACTACGCGAGGCCAGGGAGAGCGGCGTCACGGTGATGGGCCTGGCCGGAATCCTCACCGCCTTCGCGATCCTGGTGTCCATCTTCGGGGTGGCTTCCATGCTCGCCCTCTCGATCGCCCAGCGCCAGCAGGACCTGGCGCTGCTGCGAGCCGTGGGCGCGACACCTCGCCAACTGCGCCGGCTGATCCTTCGCGAGACGCTGCTGCTGTCCCTACTCGCCACCGCACTAGCCTCCTTCCCAGGCCGGTTCCTGGGCGAGTTCGTGTTCCAGCAGCTCGCTGAGCGCGGGATCGCCGCGGACGGCGTGGCCTTCCACCAGGGCTGGATCCCCACCGTGGCCGCCATGGCGGTGGCGATCCTCGCGGCCGTGGCCGGTGCCTTGGGTGCCGGCAGAAGGGCGTCGCGCGTCAAGCCGACCCAGGCGCTCGCGGAGGTCTCTGTCGAAGGCAAGCTGATCGGCACCGGACGCTTGCTGCTGGCGGTGATCGTCCTCGCCGGTGGGATGGCCCTGACCATCGTGACAATCGCCGTGATGAGTGGACCGCTCTCGCCGGCCACCGCCGCACCTGCCGTGATCCTGCTCGCTGTCGGGTTCGCGTTACTGGCACCCGTGCTGACGAAGGTCACGACCTTTGCCGTGCAGTGGCCCGTGCGGGCGTTGGGTGGTGTGACCGGCCAGCTCGCTGTGCTCAACGCACGTGGGCGCAGCGGCCGGCTGGCGGCCGTCATGGGGCCGGTCATCCTGCTCACCGCGGTGTCGACCGGCATGCTGTACCTCCAGGCGACGAACGACGAGGCTGATCGGCAGAGTTTCGCCGACAACCTGGTCGCCGACGCCGTGGTGATCGCTCAGGACCGCTTCGACGCGGGTCTGCTGGAACGGATCAGCGACCTGCCGAGCGTCGCCGACGCCTCGGAGTACATCGACAGTGTCGGCTTCATCGAGAGTCCGAAGGACCGCTCGCCGATGAACGAGGGCTGGACCCTGCAGGGCGTCACCGCCGCTGGCGCCGACGCCACCACGCCGGTCAAGGTCACCGCGGGCCGCATCTCCGACCTGCACGACGAAACGATCGCGATCGAGGACCAGCACGCCGACAAGCTCGGCGTCGACGTCGGCGACACGATCAAGTTGCGGATGGGCGACAACACCGCTCTCGACCTGCGGGTGGCCGCGCTGTTCTCCGCCCCGGACGACTACGACACCCTGTTGCTCCCCGCCGACACCCTGGCCGCCCACACCACCGAGGGACACGCGTCGCGCATCCTGGTCAAATCTGACGGGAACATCACCCCCGAGCAGTTGGTGGCGGAGCTGACCGAGGTGGCCTCCGCCGAGGCGGGACTGGCCGTGGCTGGCCGCGACGTCCTGTTGACGGAGTTTGACGAGCAGAAGAAGACCGCCAACTTCGCGATCTACATCATGGTGCTCATGATCGCGGGGTACGCGGCGATCACGGTGATCAACACTTTGGTGTCGAGTACGGCGGCGAGGCGGCGGGAGTTCGGGCTGCAGCGGCTCGCCGGCTCGACTCGTGGCCAGGTGATGCGGATGGTCGGCCTGGAGGGCGCGATCCTGGCCGTCGGCGGCATCGCGCTGGGCACCGCTGCCGTGACCGTGATCCTGGTGCCGGTCAGCCTCAAGCGCCTCGACTCCGCCCTACCCGCCGGATCCCCGTGGATCTACCTGTCGACAGCCACACTTGCCGCACTGCTGACGCTCGGAGCCATGCTCCTGCCCGCATGGCAGGTGACGCGTAACCGGCCAGCCGAGGCGGCACTCGCCCTCGAATAG
- a CDS encoding DUF3500 domain-containing protein — translation MTDVVREVASRMAEAAQAWLDSLDADQRMVAVGPVPGADGVAEAERTRWFYTPTDHGGLTFHQQHPVQHRLVMQLVASGLSEAGYTTVATVLGLENVLDRVEGFSVNWGRERTRDPGMYYLRVFGEPGGTQPWGWRFGGHHVSLNYLVVDGRVVATTPCFLGADPAVSPLLGGATLRPLGTAEDLARELVRSLRPDHARAVLLARAPNDVVAGNSTRIGDHVVKRRELWRPGQHVPDRADEPTTGLEDADQRALSITPTPKGVPGAELDTAQRGLLRALLGTYLDRVQNGVSPLSRYDAPGALDAVHLAWAGSTTAGQPHYYRLQGPRLLIEWTNVHRGVNHAHAVWRDPETDFGGDVLAAHHAAHHAR, via the coding sequence ATGACTGACGTCGTCCGCGAGGTCGCGAGCCGGATGGCCGAGGCGGCCCAGGCGTGGCTGGACTCCTTGGACGCGGATCAGCGCATGGTGGCGGTCGGACCGGTGCCGGGCGCTGACGGCGTGGCCGAGGCTGAACGTACCCGCTGGTTCTACACGCCCACCGATCACGGCGGGCTCACCTTCCACCAGCAGCACCCCGTCCAGCACCGGCTGGTGATGCAGCTTGTCGCGAGTGGATTGTCCGAAGCCGGATACACCACCGTCGCCACCGTGCTCGGCCTGGAGAACGTACTCGACCGCGTCGAGGGCTTCTCGGTGAACTGGGGCCGGGAACGCACCCGCGACCCGGGCATGTACTACCTGCGGGTCTTCGGCGAGCCCGGCGGAACCCAACCGTGGGGATGGCGGTTCGGCGGCCACCACGTCTCGCTCAACTACCTCGTGGTCGACGGGCGCGTCGTCGCGACCACGCCGTGCTTCCTCGGTGCCGACCCGGCCGTTTCCCCGCTCCTGGGCGGGGCGACGCTGCGTCCGCTGGGGACGGCCGAGGACCTGGCCCGCGAGCTGGTCCGCTCCCTGCGCCCCGACCACGCCCGCGCGGTGCTGCTGGCGCGCGCCCCGAACGATGTCGTGGCGGGCAACAGCACCCGGATCGGCGACCACGTGGTGAAGCGCCGCGAACTCTGGCGCCCCGGCCAGCACGTCCCGGACCGTGCCGACGAACCGACCACCGGCCTCGAGGATGCCGACCAGAGGGCGCTGTCCATCACCCCCACGCCCAAGGGCGTGCCGGGCGCCGAGCTCGACACCGCTCAGCGAGGACTGTTGCGGGCACTGCTCGGCACGTACCTCGATCGCGTCCAGAACGGGGTCTCGCCATTGTCCCGCTACGACGCCCCGGGGGCGTTGGACGCCGTGCACCTCGCCTGGGCCGGCTCGACCACGGCGGGCCAGCCGCACTACTACCGCCTGCAGGGCCCGCGGCTCCTCATCGAGTGGACCAACGTCCATCGCGGGGTCAACCACGCGCACGCGGTGTGGCGGGACCCGGAGACAGACTTCGGCGGCGACGTCCTGGCCGCCCATCACGCCGCCCACCACGCGCGATGA
- a CDS encoding gamma-glutamyltransferase family protein: MADKTRPTLRGSFGMCASTHWLASATAQSVLERGGNAFDAATAGAFVLHVAEPHLNGPGGDLVAVFATAAGTSPLVLAGQGHAPRAATIEHFRAEGLDHVPGAGALAAAVPGAVDSWLWLLAEFGTWEFTDILAYAIDYAEHGVPVVPQLARVLATVEDLFRTHWPTSYALWMPEGRVPQPHDSVVNPVYARTLRRLCAEGAGDTRTARIDAARRAWRTGFVATTVAEFAATPHRHSSGTDHAGVLSAADFADFKPSVEPPVTAQFRGVTVAKAGLWSQGPVLLQALTILDHFDDAQIDPSTAGGVHTIIEALKLAMADREAFYGHRDPAEAEAVARRLLSSRYSQERAGLIGPAASTAFRPGDIGVTPYAPPLIARQPSVRTEGVGEPTVQETGETRGDTCHIDIVDRWGNIISATPSGGWLQSSPAVPELGFALGTRLQMTWLDPAAPARLAPGRRPRTTLSPTLLLRDGSPVAALGTPGGDQQDQWQLLYLVRTLALGMDPQEAIDAPAFHTTAMPSSFWPRTWTPGGLVIEERAGRAVIDALRERGHDVTVSGPWSLGRLSVVTRDPHSGLLQAGANPRGAQGYAAGR; the protein is encoded by the coding sequence ATGGCCGACAAGACCCGGCCCACGCTGCGGGGATCCTTCGGCATGTGCGCGTCGACGCACTGGCTGGCCTCCGCCACGGCCCAGTCCGTGCTGGAGCGGGGCGGCAATGCGTTCGACGCGGCGACCGCTGGCGCCTTCGTGCTGCACGTGGCCGAACCCCATCTCAACGGGCCGGGCGGCGATCTCGTCGCCGTCTTCGCAACCGCGGCGGGAACGTCCCCGCTGGTGCTGGCCGGACAGGGCCACGCTCCGCGGGCAGCGACGATAGAGCACTTCCGGGCCGAAGGACTCGACCATGTCCCGGGCGCGGGCGCCCTGGCCGCCGCAGTCCCGGGCGCCGTCGACTCCTGGCTGTGGCTGCTCGCCGAGTTCGGTACCTGGGAGTTCACCGACATCCTGGCCTACGCGATCGACTACGCGGAGCACGGAGTTCCGGTCGTACCCCAATTGGCACGCGTCCTGGCCACAGTCGAGGATCTTTTCCGGACGCACTGGCCGACGTCGTACGCGCTGTGGATGCCCGAAGGGCGAGTCCCGCAACCGCACGATAGTGTCGTCAACCCGGTCTACGCACGGACCCTGCGCCGGCTTTGCGCAGAGGGCGCCGGCGACACCCGGACCGCCCGGATCGACGCCGCCCGGCGCGCCTGGCGAACCGGCTTCGTGGCCACCACCGTGGCCGAGTTCGCGGCGACGCCGCATCGGCACTCCTCGGGCACCGACCACGCCGGCGTGCTCAGCGCCGCCGACTTCGCCGACTTCAAGCCGTCGGTCGAGCCCCCGGTCACCGCACAGTTCCGGGGTGTCACGGTGGCGAAGGCCGGTCTGTGGTCCCAGGGTCCCGTGCTGCTGCAGGCCCTCACCATTCTCGACCACTTCGACGACGCACAGATCGATCCGTCGACCGCCGGAGGGGTCCACACGATCATCGAGGCTTTGAAGCTGGCGATGGCTGACCGGGAGGCGTTCTACGGGCATCGGGATCCGGCGGAAGCGGAGGCCGTGGCGCGCCGGCTGCTGTCCTCCCGGTACAGCCAGGAGCGCGCCGGCCTGATCGGCCCGGCCGCATCGACCGCGTTCCGGCCCGGTGACATCGGCGTCACACCGTACGCTCCGCCGTTGATCGCCCGGCAGCCCTCGGTCCGGACCGAGGGCGTGGGCGAACCGACCGTGCAGGAGACCGGCGAGACCCGCGGCGACACCTGTCACATCGACATCGTCGACCGCTGGGGCAACATCATCTCCGCCACCCCGTCGGGCGGGTGGCTGCAGTCCTCCCCGGCGGTGCCGGAACTCGGTTTCGCGCTCGGCACGCGGCTCCAGATGACATGGCTGGACCCGGCCGCCCCGGCGCGCCTGGCGCCGGGTCGGCGGCCGCGGACGACCCTGTCGCCGACGCTGCTGCTGCGGGACGGCAGTCCCGTCGCCGCGCTCGGCACACCGGGCGGCGACCAGCAGGACCAATGGCAACTGCTCTACCTCGTACGCACCCTCGCCCTGGGGATGGACCCGCAGGAGGCGATCGACGCGCCCGCGTTCCACACCACCGCGATGCCGAGCTCGTTCTGGCCGCGGACCTGGACGCCGGGCGGACTGGTGATCGAGGAGCGAGCGGGCCGAGCGGTCATCGACGCACTGCGCGAACGCGGCCACGACGTGACCGTCTCCGGACCGTGGAGCCTCGGCCGGCTGTCCGTGGTCACCCGTGATCCGCACAGCGGCCTCCTGCAGGCAGGGGCGAACCCGCGCGGCGCCCAGGGTTACGCGGCGGGCCGATGA
- a CDS encoding MFS transporter, which yields MTAPAAPPIRIVGNSAVAAVGILAGALGTLESVVSPTLPLLQRELSIDPAQGALLSIAMLITGALTAPIAGVLGDRHGGKRVLIWLMVVVTAGGLVSSLAPNLLVLLLGQGLEGAMVGAMPLSFILMRKLLPADRSPVAIGVVSGFFVGGGMLGTLIAGPIAEGLSRHWMFAIPTMAIVAATVLVHRLLPDDRPSRTDARIDWPGMLLLSGIVLTFMAGLATAPDMGSQPLLLVGVVVLLAVFVTGWVAVERRAATPMFDLRLLARPAIWRSYVVTFAACIGAALSIYLVPQLFAVSGDGYGFGASPTDIGRYLLPAAAMAAISGPLGGLGVRRFGSTAVVAAGIVLMTAGLIGMALVHTEVWHLVVGKALISLANGVCITALVIKTATSVDQGNTGTATSMVLVIRVLGFATGAQIGGAVLTAGTSAGSDIPAESAYVTALVIASVVTTLSLLALRTMSKGARN from the coding sequence ATGACCGCACCCGCAGCTCCTCCGATTCGCATCGTCGGCAACTCCGCCGTCGCTGCCGTAGGTATCCTCGCTGGCGCCCTCGGCACGCTGGAATCGGTGGTGTCACCGACGCTGCCGCTGTTGCAGCGCGAACTGTCGATCGATCCCGCCCAGGGCGCACTGCTGAGCATCGCGATGCTCATCACCGGCGCCCTCACCGCGCCCATCGCCGGCGTCCTCGGCGACCGCCACGGCGGAAAACGGGTGTTGATCTGGCTGATGGTGGTGGTGACGGCCGGCGGTCTGGTGTCCTCGCTGGCGCCGAACCTCCTGGTGCTGCTGCTCGGACAGGGCCTGGAGGGCGCGATGGTGGGCGCGATGCCGCTCTCCTTCATCCTGATGCGCAAGCTCCTCCCGGCCGACAGGTCCCCGGTGGCCATCGGCGTGGTCAGCGGATTCTTCGTCGGCGGCGGCATGCTGGGGACGCTGATCGCCGGTCCCATCGCCGAAGGGCTGTCGCGGCACTGGATGTTCGCGATCCCGACCATGGCGATCGTCGCAGCGACCGTACTCGTCCACCGGCTGTTGCCGGACGATCGACCGAGCCGTACCGACGCCAGGATCGACTGGCCCGGCATGCTGCTGCTGAGCGGCATCGTGCTGACGTTCATGGCCGGGCTCGCGACGGCGCCCGACATGGGCTCCCAGCCCCTCCTGCTCGTCGGCGTCGTCGTGCTCCTGGCCGTCTTCGTGACCGGCTGGGTTGCCGTGGAGCGCCGCGCGGCCACGCCGATGTTCGACCTGCGCCTGCTGGCCCGGCCGGCGATCTGGCGATCCTATGTGGTCACCTTCGCCGCCTGTATCGGCGCCGCGCTGTCAATCTACCTGGTTCCGCAGCTGTTCGCGGTGTCCGGCGACGGGTACGGCTTCGGAGCCAGTCCCACCGACATCGGGCGATACCTATTGCCCGCCGCCGCGATGGCGGCGATCAGCGGACCCCTGGGCGGGCTCGGGGTGCGGCGCTTCGGCTCGACCGCCGTGGTCGCCGCTGGCATCGTGCTTATGACGGCCGGCCTGATCGGCATGGCCCTCGTCCACACCGAGGTCTGGCATCTGGTCGTCGGCAAGGCGCTGATCAGCCTGGCCAACGGCGTCTGCATCACGGCGCTGGTCATCAAGACCGCCACCTCGGTCGACCAGGGCAACACCGGCACCGCCACCAGCATGGTTCTGGTCATCCGGGTGCTCGGCTTCGCCACCGGCGCACAGATCGGCGGCGCCGTCCTCACCGCCGGAACTTCGGCCGGGTCGGACATCCCGGCCGAGTCGGCTTACGTCACCGCCCTGGTCATCGCCAGCGTCGTGACGACACTGTCCCTGCTTGCCCTCCGCACCATGAGCAAAGGAGCCAGAAATTGA